The stretch of DNA TGCTTTCAGGTAGGTATGATCCCTATTTTGCACATCAATAATAAGGAAAAGGCTCAAGGAGTTAAATCATTTATAAAGGTGGTTCTGTAAGTCATAGAGCCGTCAGGTTGCAGCTTTGGCTTCTCTAGCCCAATGTTGGTTTACAGTGGTCAAGATGAGTTGAATTCAAGGGTTTTTTTTCCAAGCTATTTATATCTTCCAAAccaaatggaatattacacaaaTACAGCATATTCATCCTCTGAACGGGAAGAACGTTGTAGTGTAATTGTTTTCCAGCAATTGTAAGAGCATACTGCTTGTCTCAGAAGAAAATTCCATCTAGAGGGGCTTTAAAGTCTTTatgtataaaaaacaaaataaaaatcatttttcttattttagttttctggATATGCCGCAGAAGGATCCGTGCCAGAAACAAGCCTGTGAAATACAGAAATGTTTACAAGGTAGTAcgttaaatgctttttctatgtTTCCACTTTATCTGTGAACTAACAAGAAACCAAGTGTTCTTTTTATCATCAGACAATACTAACTCCACTCAGAATATAATATTTCTGTAATTAATTTATCCTCTTTTCCTCATTATATCACCAaagatggcagaaaataaagcaaagatgGCAGAAAATAAGTAATGTGACCTAAGCTTAGGGTTAACAAATCCTGGTTGTAcatttagaatcacctggagaacttCAAAAACTTGCCTAGAACAATTAAATCACACTCTCTGCAGCTGGGGTCTGGGTAGGACTCAATCGAAATCATTAACCAGGTGATTTTAATACACAGCCAGAGTTGAGAATCACTAAGATGAGcaaagtcctttttaaaaaagactagttttaaatgtggagaaggcaatggcaacccactccagtactcttgcctggaaaatcccatggacggaggagcctggtgggctgcagtccatggggtcgcacagagtcggacacgactgagcaacttcactttcattttcactttcatgcattggagaaggaaatggcaacccactccagtattcttgcctggagaatcccagggactggggaccctggtgggctgccgtctatggggtcgtgcagagtcggacacgactgaagcgacttagcagcagcagcagttctaaaTGGGTTGGTCATACTTTACCAACTCACTTTGGTGGCCGACAACTCACTTTTTAAGAGCAGTCAAGTTAGAAGGTGTGGGGGTGAAAATACAATTGGGATTCAGCAACTAACTCTTAAAGGCAAAAGTTAATTTCAGCTAAAGCATATTTGATAtgatttgtccattttgttggacCAAATACTAgagaattttagtttttttaaatcagcCAATGATTACTAGCAGAAAGCTACAAGGCTATCTGaatttgaaaactgatttttttgatcatttttttcccattattaaaGTAATAGACATGGATGcccacaaaaacataaaaatgaaagaagagaaaatgttcaGAATTCACCCAAAGACTCACCACCAAAGAAAACCCTTGTTTGTGTATTTCCATTGACCTTTAACTTTGATTCTTGGACTTTTCCATTTATGATGcaagcaatattttttaaatcttttaatctGAAATGTTAATGGAAAATAAGAATGCCATTTTAttcatccttttctttcccttctccaaattgATGAAAAAGGacggggaattccctggcagtccagtggttaggactccatgctttcactaccATGGGCCCAGGTCATCCACCACCTGCCTGCAAAGAATGCTCTTCACAATTTCTTCTCCCAGATAAATTCTTAGGTGATTCTGATTCTTTCCTGATTTAAATTAGCATCATATGGCTAAAGGAGAACACACATCAAGTTAGAGCTGGTTACACCCCCTTGCTACAGTGAGAGCCTGAAGGACTGAAATAGAGACCACTAAATACTCAGTGTATGACAATCGCAACTGAAAGGGCTTTAAATAACATTGACTTAATCCTTTCACCCGTGAGATGGATATAAGCTTTgtaacttgtccagggtcacagaaCTAGTAAGGGGCACAGTGATGATTGGAACTCCTTTGGTCTGGGTCCAAACCTGGACTTAGCCACCCAACCGTACTCTTGCTAATCAGAATTGTCTTTCCTATCCCAGACTAACTCCCATGCATCCTATTTTAGTAATAGGGAACTCAAATCGACTACAGCTTACCTAGAACCTTTAGATAAAGTCCTCCTAGACTTAGGGTCTATCTTTGGGGCAAATGTTTTATATAAAGGACCTAACAGGAAACATTTTAGGCTTTGGAGGTCAGGAGGTCTTTGGGTAGGTGTAtgtggctgtgggtgtgggtgagtgtgggtgtgtgtttacAACCTTctataaaaaccattcttagctcatgCATGggaagtcgtttcagtcatgtctgactctgtgcaacccattggactatagcccaccaggctcctctgtccatgggattctccaggcaagaatactagagtgggttgccatgcccttccccaggggatcttcccaacccagggatcgaacctgcatctctcatgtctactgcattggctggtgggttctttaccactagtgccacctgggaaccccccaaataaatttattcttagctcagctgttaaaaaggCTGAAGCTGCAGTTTCTCAACCCCTAATGCAAAGGTTTGTTTGGGAACATCCAGCAGCCACCTTAAACTGAGTGCAAACTAATGTGCAAGGGATGAGTGACTCCTCcctaaaaaaaagagaggaggTTAGAAACCACTGCCCTAGAAAAAGGCACATAAGTAATCAgccttaaagaaaaggaaattagatGTGAAAATATCTTCTGAGCACTTTGTAAATCATACTTTTCTTCCTTATTAAGCTGTCGATGGGTCTCTAaatcagaaagaattcagtggaTGTGGTTACATCCTCTTTCTTCCATGTCTGTAGGCACATTAAGGTGAAAAGGACTGGGAAGTTCAGGTCTCAACGTCCCTGTGCCTGAGTTCTATAAGATCATGACTAGGGTCTGCCTGTCTGTTTTTCAGCCAACAACTACATGGAATCTAAGTGTCAGGCTGTCATCGAAGAACTGCGTAAGTGTTGTGCTCGATATCCCAAGGGAAGATCTCTCATCTGCTCAGGatttgagaaagaagaggaagaaaagcagacaCTGAAGTGCACACCACAGTAAAGTTCTGCCGAGAACCAAAACGCTGCTCTACGTTTCCACCATGCGGGTTTTATTTATCCTCCTGACTCTTTCTTCAGGCCAGGTAGCAGCAAATATCCAATGAAAAAGTCAACTATAAAAGTTAATATGCCATCTATGcagaacaaatataaatatattgaacAAATGTGTAGAATGGGATAAAACAGCTGCTAAAATAAATCTTTTCAGTGAACATTTTTGGTTTGATATATGTGATGTTTTGCTTTCTTGTTACTAAAGGCAGACTTGACTGCTTGTTTGAAAGGTGATAATGGAGGGTCAAGTGTCAGTAGAAAAGCAGGCAAGCTGGGGAGGAGGTAGACTCTTGTCCTCACTCCAATTCTGAAGATTCTGATCAGCCATgacagtttttaaagggaaaagggggaagaATCTCAGGGAATCATTTAAGCAGGAGGTTGGCTTCTGCATCCTTCTCCTTTGTGTGCAGACTAGCTGACTCTTCAGATGTTATCTTATTGGCAGGATTACTTATGGGGGCTACTGGGGGTGGAGGCCTACCTACTTCTGTCTAGGAAAAGAATCAACAAGTTAGGCGAGGCATGGCATGCATTCAGGACACATAAGTCAGGAGTTTGCTTAAATTGCCTGGTGATTCATTCCTATGATCAGGTTCTTTTAAGGTTACAGGGGAACCAAAAATGGGCAAATAGGAAAAGGGCAAAAGAGCTGCTTTctttataacaaaatatatatttggtctttatcTCCATTCTTTGCACTGTGCTCCTAAAACTCttagaatttcctaagtgataagtgcaatcagggaaagaaaagaggaactaaggagcctcttgatgagggtgaaagaggagagtgaaaaggctggcttaaaactcaacattcaaaaaactaaaatcatggcatccagacccaacatttcatggcaaagagatggggaaaaagtggaaacagtgacagattttcttttcttgggctccaaagtcactgaggacagtactgcagccatgaaattaaaggacacttgctctttgcaagaaaagctatgacaaacctagacagtgtatcaaaaagcagggacgtcactttgccaacaaagctgcgtatagtcaaagctatggtttttccagtaatcatgtacagatgtgagagttggaccgtaaagaaggctgagcactgaagatgaTGCTTTCatactgttgtgctggagaagactcttgagagttccttggactgcaaagagatcaaatcagtccatcctaaaggaaatcaaccctgaatatgcattggaaggactgatgctgaagctccaatactttggccatctgatgcaaagagctgactcattggaaagactgagggcaggaggagatgagggcaacagaggatgagatggctggatggcatcactgactcaatgaacatgagtttcagcaaactctggaagacacacaccagggaatcctggcgtgctgcagttggaGCAcaccagttggagaaggaaatggcaacccactccagtattcttgcctggagaatcccagggatgggggagcctggtgggctgccgtctatggggtcacacagagttggacacgactgaagcgacttagcagcagcagcagcagataacttTAGGAtaggggctggttgccaggggaaccatGCTGCAATGTTAGAGGGTTGTAACTTTCAGTTTCCACCCCCACCCTGACCTCTGAGGAGGGAATATGGGTGAGAGGCTGAATAAGACTAAGTTCAGTCACCAATGACCAATGATTTGGTCAATTGTGACTTGTCACAATCAATGGTGATCTTGGTGACTTGTTAAAAGATCAcagaaagacttccctggtggcgcagtggataagaatccacctgccaatgcaggagatgaagattCAAGCCCggattcgggaagatcccacatgctgaggagcaactaagtccatgtaccacaactgctgaagcctgagtgccctagagcctgtgtcccatgagagaagccaccacaatgagaaactcatgcactgcagctagagagtagcccctgcttgccgcaactagagaaaagcccatgcaacaatgaagacccagcacaacttaaatgaataaataatttaccaaaaaaaaaatcaccgaAAAATAACAAAGTCAATTAATCATCAAAGTAGTAATTAatgatccctggtggctcagacggtaacgcgtctgtctataatgtgggagacccgggttcaatccctgggttggggagatcccctggagaaggaaatggcaatccactccaggactatttcctggaaaatcccatggacagaggagcctggtaggctacagtccatggggtcgcaaagagtcagacacgactgagcaacttcactatcactataGTAATTAATGAACGTTTTTTGCACACACACCAAAAAGACAGTTTGTAAACACAGAGCACTTAAACCAAAACATGGGATGAGGCCCAGGGGTGTACTGTTATAAAATAGTTTACATAGCATGACAGCAGTGACTGTTTTTGCTTCGCAGTGACTGCTTATGTTATTAGAATTTTCCTAAACGGTAGGGAATTGGTCAGTGGTTACCTCATATCAGCCTTGGAAAACAGTTCAGCTTTGTCTTACGATTTTCAGAAGCATAAGCAAGAAATGACCTAGGTCAGATTAGTCTCCCAAAGTTAAATTAAGCCTTGCTTGTGTGACTAAACTGGTTTTGTCTGCTCAAGGAGTTTTCAAGGCTAgtctcagtttctccttcttatttctttaatttttattgaagtatggttgatttacaatgtgttaatttctgtgatacagcaaactgattcagatatacacatatatatattttttcatattcttttcctttatggtttatcacaggatactgaatatagttccctgtgctatacattgggaccttgttgtttatccatcataAATATAATAGTTTTGCATCTACCgagtcccaaactcccagtctcaTCCCCCACCCTTGGCAACCtcaggtctgttctctgtgtccatgagtctcctgctttgcagataggttcctctgtgccatattttagattctacatataagtgatatcatatggtgtttgtcttttcctgactttcttcacttagtatgataatctctaggtccatccacgttgctacaaatggcaaaattccatttctttttattgctgagtagtaagTAGTCCACTGCGTaagtatcacatctttatccattcagtggatgtttagattgtttccatgtcttggctattatgaatagtgctgctatgaacataggggtacatgtatcttttcaaattagagttgtCATATTTTtcggatatatgcccaagagtgttgctggatcatatggtagctctattgttagttttttgaggaacctccatactgttttccatagcagctgtaccaaCTTTcattccaccaacagtataggagggctctcactcccttttctccacacgctctccagcatttgttatttgtgacttttttttttttttttggccacactgtacgacttacaggatcttagttccccaaccaggggttgaacccattcccttaagtgtggagtcctaaccactgggatgccagggaattccctgttatttgtaggctttttaatgGTGGCCactctgactgatgtgaggtggtaccttatggtagttttgattggcatttctctaataattagcaatgttgatcatcttttcttatcatgttttcatgtgcctattgcccatctgtatgtcttctttggagaaatgtctatttagatcttctccccatttttcaactgggacattggtttttttcttattgagttgtatgaactctttgtatattctggaaattaagcccttgtttgGTTGcaccattttcaaatattttctcccagtctgtaagttgtgttttcattttgtttgtggtttcctttgctgtgcaaaaccttacaagtttcattaggtcccactgtttatttttgcttttatttcttttgccttgggagaccgacctaagaaaacattgaaataattaatgtcagagaatgttttgcctatgagctcttctaggagttctatggtgtcatgttttatgtttaagtccttaagccattttgaatttatttttatatatggtgagAGGATGTGTTccaacttcattgatttacatgtggctgttcagctttcccagcaccacttcctgaagaaactgtcttttccacATTGtgtattcttacctcctttgttgaagattaattgaccattagggcttctcaggtggctgagtggtaaagaatccacctgccaatgcaagagacacaggagacctgggtttgatccctgggttgggaagatctgctggagaaggaaatggcaacctactgcagtatgcttgcctggagaatcccatggacagaggagcctggcaggctgtgtagtccatggggtcacaaagagtcagacacgactaagtgactgagtacacatttTACACGATTGACCACAGGTGTATAGGTTTTTTtatgggctctctattctgttccattgatctatatgtctgtttttgtgtcaatATCATGCTAttttgactactgtagctttgtaatactGTCTCAAGTTTGGGAGGGCTATGCCTCCtgcttggttttttttgtttgtttgtttaggatTGCTTTggtaattctgggtcttttatggttccaaatgaattttaagattatttgttctagtttagTGAAAAATATAATGGGTAATTTGTTTGATagtgatcacattaaatctgtagattcctttgggtagtatggccattttaacaatattaattctttcaatccaagagcatgggatatctttctatttccttgaatcatcttcaatttcctctgttaatatttttttgtgctaagttacttcagttgtgtccaactctttgtgaccctatgaactgtagcccaccaggctcttctgtccatgggattctccaggcaagagtactcgagttggttgccacgccctcctccaggggaccttctggacccagggatcgaacccacgtctcctatggctcctgcattgcaggggaattctttatcactgagccaccaggaagtggaACTAAAAGGATGTTCTTTTAGTTCTCAGCATATATCTTTCACCTacttggtcaggtttattcctaagtattttttaaatgtaattttaaaacagattgtttaccttccctttctgatatttcattgttagtgtaaagaaatgcaaacaatttCTCCCCCCGCAACCCGCCCCACCCCgctccctcctccactccctgaaactgatttctgtatgttaatcttaaatcctgctgctgctgctaagtcgcttcagtcatgtccgactctgtgcgaccccatagacagcagcccatcaggctccaccatccctgggattctccaggcaagaacactggagtgggttgccatttccttctccaaatcctgCTGCtatgctgctatgtcacttcagtcgtgtccgactctgtgtgaccccatagacggcagcccaccaggctcctccatccctgggattctccaggcaagaacactggagtgggctgccatttccttctccaatgcatgaaagtgaaaagtgaaagtgaagtcactcagtcgtgtctgactctgtgtgaccccatggactgcagcctaccaggctcctctgcccatgggattttccaggcaagagtactggagtggggtgccattgccttctccccaaatcctgctaccttgctgaatttgttgatcagttctagtagtttttgtgtggagtctttagggttttctgcatatatatatatatcatgtcaCCTGTATACAATGGCAGTTTTACCCATTTCCCTACCAATTtgaatactttttctttctcttatctgattgctgtggctaggaatTCAAATATAATGTTAAGAGAAGTAAGAGGGTTTCCTTGTCTTGTTTCAAATTTTagtgggaaggctttcagcttttcaccactgagtattagattagctgtgggtttgtcacaaatagcttttattatgttgaggtatgttccctctatacccacattggtaagagttttaatcataaatggatgttgaattttatttcatttttttctgcatctattgagatgatcatgtggtttttgtcctTTGTTGACGTGTTATATCACACTGATTTGTGCATACTGAAccatctttgtgaccctgggatgaatccatcttggtcatggtgtatgatatttctttttgtgtTGCTGGATTCAGTTAGCTAATACTtcattgagaatttttgcatctatattcatcaaagatattggagTGACTGTTTCTTTTTTGGTAGTGTCTTTGTCTCGTTTCAGTAtcaggtgatggtggcttcataaaaTGATTTTGGAAGTGTTCCATCCTCTTATCTTTTGGAAAACTTTGAGAAGGATCAGTATAAGAGCTTCTTTGCATATTTGGTAGAACtcacctatgaagccatctggtcctgaacttttgtttgtagggagtgttttggatttgtttttattatagattctatttcatttctgatGATTGGTCTTTTCaagttgtctttttttctatttcttcttgattcagttttggtgGGCTGTATGTTTCTAAAaaattgtccatttcatctaggttgtcAAAttcattggcatataattgctcatagtattttcttatgggttttttttttttttttgtatttctgcagtatgagttatcggagaaggcaatggcaccccactccagtactcttgcctggaaaatcccatggatggaggagcctggtgggctacagtccatggggttgctaagagtctgacatgactgagcaacttcactttcacttttcactttcctgcattggagaaggaaatggcaacccactccagtgttcttgcctggagaatcccagggacggaggagcctggtgggctgccatctatgaggtcgcacagagtcggacacgactgaagcaacttagcagcagcagcagtagcagggtttatctggagaaggcaatggcaccccactccagtactcttgcctggaaaatcccatggatgaaggatcctgaagggctacagtccatggggtctcgaagagtcagacatgactgagcgacttcactttcacttttcactttcctgcattggagaaggaaatggcaactcactccagtgttcttgcctggagaatcccagggacgggagagcctggtgggctaccgtctatggggttgcacagagtcggacacgactgaagcgactaagcagcagcagcagcagtatgagtTATAtagtttttcctctttcatttcttattttgtctatttattttctctcttcttgatgAGCTTGGTcagaggtttgtcaattttctataccctttcaaagaaccaattcttggttttattgactttttaaattttgaaatctttatttcctctctgatctttattatctCCTTCCTTATGctgactttaggttttgttttttctttttctaagtct from Bos mutus isolate GX-2022 chromosome X, NWIPB_WYAK_1.1, whole genome shotgun sequence encodes:
- the CMC4 gene encoding cx9C motif-containing protein 4 isoform X2: MPRSPRTCFLDMPQKDPCQKQACEIQKCLQANNYMESKCQAVIEELRKCCARYPKGRSLICSGFEKEEEEKQTLKCTPQ
- the CMC4 gene encoding cx9C motif-containing protein 4 isoform X3; the encoded protein is MPQKDPCQKQACEIQKCLQANNYMESKCQAVIEELRKCCARYPKGRSLICSGFEKEEEEKQTLKCTPQ
- the CMC4 gene encoding cx9C motif-containing protein 4 isoform X1, with amino-acid sequence MKNMESGTAEEGLCSFLDMPQKDPCQKQACEIQKCLQANNYMESKCQAVIEELRKCCARYPKGRSLICSGFEKEEEEKQTLKCTPQ